Genomic segment of Eupeodes corollae chromosome 2, idEupCoro1.1, whole genome shotgun sequence:
ATTGAATCTTCCAGCGTGCTCTCCTGATGGTACTTTGTCAGCTTTGATGACAATTTGataattgtcatttttcaattgtGGTGATACTCTTTTGAACAGTTGAAGCAGATGATTACgattctctaaaaatatttccaacaatACTACAATTGCTCTCTTCTGCtcgttcaataaaattatactgGCATCGAGTTGTCACACGTTCTTCACAACTGCCCATGAAGTAGATTTGGAGAAATTTTGGATCTTCATTTGGTATTGGCATCAATGATCCAATTTTATGGTACACTTGgccttgtattttaaatgttgtttcaaaaatacGACCATCAGATGAGAGATCGCAAATTTTAGATGCTCCAAATGATGTCAATAAACTTTCGTGTCTTACGTAAAAATAACTTTGCATGATTTGAAATGCCAGAAAGTTGTGATTTCAAGGGTTCAGGACTTCAGGTGGAGTAGGAAGTAATGGCAATACAACTTTTCCGGATGCACAACACATGCGAGGTGTTTCATTGCGAAATTTTAACGCATGGCAATACTTACATATTTTGTCCATCTCACCGATAACTAACTTTGGGATCAGCTGAGTATTTAATGTCTGGTGCATAATTAAACGCCAGACGAATAATTGATTTTCGTGTTAATGCACGGCTGGTCCGTTGACTTTCTCGGTTTCGTTGTCTAAATTAATCTATGTGTTGTTCACGTGCCGTTCTTGTTCTTGATAAATAGTCTTGTAGATGATTATCATGCTGTTGTATTTATTCATGTGCACAAATATCTGCTATATGGATTCTTCGAGCTGCATTTCTTTCTTCTCTTTGCTCAACTGATTCGTGTGCTCTTTCAAGACGTCGATGTCGATGTCGAGCTTTTTTGCTACGGGCATTGTGGAGGTTAGATTTTTTTGGTGGCATTGTACTGAGAATAGGGATTGTTagttaaaattcaatcaaaataaaaaaaaaaatatataattttgcaGTCAAGATAaccctgtttaaaaatattgattggtgaaatattcgtctccttgaagaacaaaaacagaataatgaaaattttattttaaagttaaaatatatttcagaaaacataatgatcatatataattagaacagtaaattttatacaaagtatttttcatttgcaacatatatgtaaacaatttagaTCATTACTTGAAATGTAAACCatcctatatcttaagttagaccaaattacacataaaatgccaactttcatcgaaatcggttgacttggtcaagagttcactgggaacatacatatgacactggatttttatatattaagattaGTAATATACAGAttcgatttgaaataaaaaataaatcaatttattttgccccatgGAATGCATATTTCGGTTTTGACAgatagatcaaaaataaatttgatttgtctTAACCATGGAAAACCCCATGTGATTCATTAATTAGtgtacaattttatttgaagttttgtgtaaaaggcTTTTTGTCATATTAGGAAAGAAATAaggactttttatttataatataaaacacAACTTATAGGCATTGGACTTGTTACGTGTGTAAGGTAgtttttatgtacataataaaaATGGCGTTGATACTTCCTGCAAATAAAAGATAGTCTACAAATTAACTAGCTTActtgcttttattttgaatttaaaaaattcatttgactgcaaatgaagtctttCGATACGTTGTTTGAACCTCCCATTCAGTTAGACGTGCTTAATTAACACTGCCCAAAAAGCTCTCTTATTTTTACCCTGAGCTAATTTGTTTGTAGGTGTAGGCGTCGAAATAGCGAGTTATGggattctttaaataaatatgtgttAAATATGTGAAAGCAAaactcttttcaaaaccttaagtttCCGAATAATTTCCAAAAACGTTGTGCTCCTATTAAAAATAAGGGGGGATTTTTTAGGGAGTGTCAAGGACGCAAAACTGTAAATCGCAGCCAAGATTCAGTATTGTGgtaatttttcgaaatgtttgtATCTTGTTTTTCTGGACTTCAACAAAAAGATCAAGTAATTAATCTTTGGGATTTTCAGCAGACcatcttcaaaatttttcaagacaACCGAAAgtaatcaaaacattttatttttaaatattttaaagttttgctttatttaaataagtataTGGATGTACTCGTTATGtaacttataaacaaaaaaataaagtttttcaatataacatcacaaaaaatatcatggtttgtttatatatatactCGTAGTCTAAAATTTAAACACTCATGCTTATGAATATAAACTTATTTCTAAAATCTGGACAGTCCTTCATTAACGTAATGAACTGACTTCTGCTTTGGctgatttatattattaaattctgCTTCAGTTGGCATGGAAACCCTGAACGAGGTTAGTTCCCTTGGACTTTCATCAGATTGATTTCTTTGGCTTGTTTTATCATTAAAGCTACTATTCAGACTGGATCGTTTATCAATACCTTCGGATATATTAGCTGTAGGAATacacacaaattattaaaaacatttttttttcaatgggaATCCTTACCTTTAGAAATACTTTCTACATCAGATTCCGTCTCGGAATATGACATATTTGCAATTCCACCTAAACCAAAAcagaaaaagcaaatatttagttACACATTAAACCGAAAAAGGTAAAATTTCTTACCTTCAAAAGCTTTGGTATGGATCATATTCAAAGCTTCAACTTTAACTGACATCAAGTCGGTTAGACATCTTTGGAACGTGGGTCTATCTTGAGGATCATGACTCCAACATTCAATCATAAGATTATACCTTCAAAAAGAATAAGAGTAAGCAAACGTGGgtagttaaatttgaaatttgatgatCTTACAGCTTTTCGGGACAGTCTTTAGGTCGTTCCAAACGTCCGCCCTCCTTGACAAAATTCAGTACTTCCAAATTACTCTGTGCCGGATAGGGCTGTTGACCGAGACTTAAAATTTCCCACAACAAAATCCCAAATGACCATATATCTGATTGAGAAGTAAATACTCCATCGACAAGACATTCTGGAGCCATCCAACGAACTGGCAACAGACCTTCGCCTTCCTTGCGGTAGTAGTCACACTTGTAAATATCTCGTGCCAATCCGAAGTCGCCAATTTTAACAACTCGATATTGTGGATCGACTGATGAGACCAAGCAATTGCGGCACGCTAAGTCCCGGTGAAGGAATTGCAGATCTTCTAGATAGCGACAGCCAGTGCAGACATCTAGACACATGCCAACAAGTTCGAGCAGAGTGAGGGTTCCTAGTTTGCCCATTGAAGGGCGGGATTCCCTCAGGTAGGTCTGTAAATCCCCGCCTTCCATCAACTCCATTATGATGCACATTGAATCGAGATCAAAGCATACACCAATGAGCTTCACAATATTCTCATGCTTGAAATGGCTCATGAGATGGGCTTCCTGGAGGAGTTCCGTTTTCTCTTGATCGTTGGCGCCCTTCCGAAGAGTCTGTACGAAATTTAACTCTTAAACCATGATTAAAgggttttaaaggaaaaaaagtatACCTTAATGGCAACTCGATCTTGTGACCCATCACTTGAATATGTAACCAATCCTTCATAGACCTCACCAAAGGCCCCACTGCCCAGAAATCGTTGCATATTTATCTGGTTGCGACTTATTTGTGGCAGCAGAGCTATATCACCGTCAGTAAGGGGCTTCCCAGTGTACAACATGCTACTGGTCTGAGAAAAGTTTCGGCTTCTTGCTACTTGTTGAACAGTGGCTATATCAAGACCCCAAATGCTTGGGCGCAGATCGTCTACGAGTTTCTTTGCATGCTTCCTACGGCCATGGACTGTGAGAAGataaagtgaaaaataataagGCAAGGATAAGTTTATGAAATTTGAAGGCCGTTTTTTTTCAGTGACTGGTAAGACCAGACATTTAGGCTTTGGCGTCCCAGAACTAGAGcagaattaacatttttgtacgaacttgacagttgtcagataattgtattgttttattgtttgacagctgtcaaataatttgtttgcagTGTTGCTAATACTCTCTGATTTTCAAGTAGGTATACAAAATGCAAGATTAATAAGTTTAAGCTAAACTAAGCTCGTAATAAATTTTAGCCTCCTACTGAAAATTTGGACCTTAGTACTCGAAAAAATAAACTCACCATATTTTATGAGAAAGGCCATGCTGACACAAGTCGAAACTATTGTAATCGGTGCTACAATGGCAAAAACTAGTGTATCACGTTTTCTTGGTGATACAAATGGCTCTGCAATCATCTCACTATCTGCACTATACGGTCCCCATCCAAAGATGTTTCTCGCTCGTCCTCTAAACATCAAAAGCCTCATTGTGTGCAATTCCTTAATTATACAATTTGTATCGGTTCCATTGCAATATGGAATCCATTTGTCTTGAATCGGTTGAATCTCTTCAGCCCAAGGCAACTGACCCAATCTAGCCAAAGTCTTATTGTTTACTTGTCGATCGTCGCTTTGAGGGAAATAATGAGACCGACGAACTCGTTTAACTTGACTCGATTGCAGAGCTTCGAGGGAATACTCAAGAATAGGTGCTCCATTATTGCGAGCAGGTTCccagaatattttgaaaacctcTCCTTTAATGTGTTCGATTAGGGGCTGACCGGGAGCGCCTGGACGATCGCCAAGAGTTTCGAAAACAAATCGATTATCTGGTGGCCAAACGTAGGAATACACCGAATTTGCATAGAAAAGCTTCATTTGGAAGGTGTATTTAGTTTTCGGCTCGAGAGATTCTATAAGTCGCCTTTGGGAGTCACTTGTTATGTTCACACTGATGTAGTCGTCTATATTGAGGGGAGAGTAGAGCAGAAATGCTGACGTAACATTAGTTGAGGCGTTCCAACTAAGAGTTAATGTACTGGAAGTTGAGTTGACAAAGGTCAAGTCTTCTGGCTCGGGGAATGTATGGAAGGTGTAAATAGAAGTTTCGTTGAATGCAGTCAAAGTCGAGAAGACCTTGATCCAAACGGTGTATGTATGATCTGGTCGTAGGCTCGAGAGAACGTGGGAGTTCCATTTGTCCTCGGTTTCAGGAATGATTGTCTGGTGCCGGTGAACGACACCATTAGCTGGGCTTTCAGTCTGCCAGTGTATCTCATACCACACACGTTCATTGTTTAAAACTGCTGGTTCCATCCACTCTACGAGACCATCTCGAGGACTCACCGCTGAAACAGTCACATTGTCTGGAGCCCAAGGTATTCCAGGTGCTGTTCCCATCGTGACATTAACACCTGACACACCAGTAAGCTCAAACTGCTCGGAATAGAAATTGCTGATGTGAAGTTGAAGGTTATATCTTGTAAAAGGTTTAAGGTTGGTAATGTTCATCTGGGGTTCAAAAGAGTGTAAATTCCTCACTTCAGCGTTTTCATTCTCAGACTCTGTCAAAAACAAAGTGTATTTAAGACCGGGTACTTCAATACCGCATCCGGAGGGAGTTGAAATCTTTGGAAATTTCAACTCAAGACTGAATGTGGTTGAATTAATTAACTGTGGAACGAGTAAGTTCGTTTCAACCAAAGGCTCTTCATCGAAATCTGGCAAAATGCATCTTCTCTCTGGAAACGGTTGGAAGCTGAATGCAGTGATCATATCAATATCATTCGTGTGCACCATATACTCAAGGGAATCTGGTGACAATCGGCTATAGGCTCTAATAGagtgatttttcaaaacatagaaGTAACCATTATCCTCGGctataaacaaattgtttgtgtcTATGCCAATTTTCAGTGGTCGGCAAGTTTCTTCCTGGATTTGGAGGATACACAAATTTTCGTCTTCATCAACCAAAATCACAGATTCTTGATTTTCTTCGAATAAACCGCGGTAAAGGGTTTTATAAGTAGTATTCAGGCCAGAGAACAATTTCAACTCTGTTGAGTTCATGAAATTCCAACCACTCAAGTTCCCATCGAGCTCAAGCCACAACAAAGTCTGACTCATTGGAAACATAACAAGGTTTTTGATAGGTTTGGGATTCGATATGACAAGTTTCCCAACCAAAGGTTCTCCCTCGAAACGATTTAAGTCCAGGGAGTGAATGGTACTCCCACCACCATGATCAGATTGAGACCAATAAACCACCCGAGATACCCAATCGGCTGTAAGACTTTGAACTTTTGAGTCTAAGTGTGTGACAATGCTAACATTTCCCTGGAAATAAGACATCATCTGAGCGGCATCATCAATCCAAACGACGTAGTTTTTATCGCCGTTTATGACAGTAATATGTTCTATAGCACCCTCAGATTTGGCCAggatttttgtagaatttaaatCTATATCCAGGAGTTCAATCAGACCACCACCAGCTATGAGAAGCTTGGGAATCGATTGATATTCGGAGCTGACTGTAATTTCAATCGCCTTTGAGATCTCACCTCCAGCTCCAGATGTGAAAGCCTGTACTTGGAACGAATAAGTTACGTTATTTTCAAGACTCCAAAATATCGCCTCAAGACCAGTGGAATTGACAGTCTCCACATATTCTTCTCCTCTATGACAAACTATTGTGTATAAAATTATTGGACCGTTTGGTTCTTCCGGGGGCTCCCAACGAACTATAGctgagatattttgagttccTCTTATGGGATCTGCTACACGATTCACGAACACTCTCAAACGTTGGGGTTCCGATGGAGCTGCTGTCGGTGAAAAGACCTCGATCACAGTTGTTGGCGAACTCTTCCAGGGAGAATTCGAAGTTATCCAGACTTTAAGGCTAGAATATGGTGGCAAGTCGGTGCGCGGATAGTGTACAGAAGGCTCCGAACTTTCTAGGAAAACCTTATCACCAATTTGGATCGAGTAACTGACGTTAAAGTAAACGCTTTCAACGTAGACCGGCTCCCAGGTTATGTTGAAATTATCCCACAGTCCTACAACTTTCAATGTCGAATTATCAACTTGATCGGGAATGATGTCAAAAGATGCTTGAAGTCTCAGTTTAGGCTCAACAACATACAGACTATTTAAAGTATCTTGGAAATGAATGAGAGCTTCATTACCACCACTCGAATTTGCCATTACCACTGAATTTCCAGTATCAATCATCGTATTCCATACCAAACGTCCGGAAGACAAATAATACATCCAATTTTTCACCGGAAATCTATCCATGGGAGTGATTATGGGTGTCTCAGCTTTCTTCGCAATATGGGCCAAGGCTGaactaaacaaaaatccatCGTGATCTGATTGAATTGTCCACAAGACACGTCCATTCTTCAAATCCAAAGCCGGACCGATAAGTTCCTCTTCGGAGAACAAAGAAGTTCTGTAGTAGGTCATGCAAGCCTTGCCATTTAATCTACAAGCTTTGATTCTCAAACcagttgaaaaatatatataaccgTTTTCAGAGTCTAGTTGAATATGTTTTGCGTCTATAATTGGTAAAAGTTCCCGTTTTGTTCCGTCGACGTGTGACCGTACGACAACACCCTTAGACGAATCTGTAAAATACAACTGGTTTCCTTTCCAGTCAAATGCAACATTTCCTGCCGAATCGTCAACTTCAAACCCTGTCAGATTGTTAGTGTCCCAGTTGTAGAGATGAGAGTTCTTAACAACAAACAACGTTCCGTTGGCCCATGTGACCGACTTAATTGTTCCATTTATCACAGTTTCTAAATTATCACCTACTTCGTCTGACCGCAGAAGACCATTTTCGGTAGCCCAGAAAAGATAACGTTCTTCCGAAGGCATCCATGTTTTCGACATAAACCATTCACTCCACGGACCATCAGCACCATCTACAATGTTTGCTCGCACTCGAAACCAATATTCTGTGCTTGGCTTGAGTTTCTCAACGACGTAAAAGTTCGATTTGATGTTTCTTATTGCCACACTAACTTCCTCTTCCTTGATCTCAAGATCATATTCATAGGGTGTTTGGGCAGATGGACTTTGGAAGTATGATTTTTTCGGTGGTTTCCACGAAAGTTTAGCTTTATCAGCTGAAAGAAGGGCTTGAAATTCCATTGGTGGATCGTTTACAGTTGCTTTCTCTTGAGCAGAAGTGTGGaaaagtttgataaatttacACTTTTCAAACAGAACCGTTACTGATTGATTGTTAAAGATTTGATTGCCGTCAGTCCAATAAACGCTCGATTCGTAATTAACAAGATCAAGTACAATTACCGATGAAGCTTCAACATCTGCTTTGAAGGAAATTCTTCCGTCATATGAAAttctttgaaattgtttttcacTTTTAGAAAACGCTGTTAAAAGGAATCTTTTCGGATCCAATGAAAACGCACTGAAATTTCCGGTTGTGAAAATATTTGTCCATTTTCCATTGGCGAGATCGAGACGAAAAACGCCAGACTGCAGTGTTATCCAAAACAGATAACCATTTAAAGGGTCAACTTGTAAGTCAAGAGGTTTATCTTTCAAATCTTTGACTATGATTTTAAGGTCATCACCGTTAGATCCAGCTTGAAAGATAACCCAAG
This window contains:
- the LOC129944325 gene encoding protein sevenless isoform X2, with amino-acid sequence MEMAISPSGQNTTSSLDFDSWLNDTNESGFDDIINKCLDKCEKEDQFYGNLQAVGCLSYKELCTQGCNHWKQSTFSTCEQVCRDDTWHSNLSPCDLACISGCNQAVYGIVDHLSKLDDFNIPPVLVDDVDTDADTINGTSLTLFWPIEHRKYSIKRLVLQWALVANDSPLRWWFSSSFEWFKNYTCTIEKLQPFTKYKFRIAMMVTTDHSDFIYSAESDVFETMPSGEPSSKPEITNVKTLDYDKIAIFWKQGRYTNGPLESYKIIAKALESNFTSEVTSSSEDEYTILHHLEPEQTYEIEVAMENSIGTGPSALTVASTGKQPSESPSPTFIVVGDFKVNLLNTSSDSSTAIEVYDSDQMIVGYDVLVDQRTFFVSDISGHVFRINMENSVERDAILLPKSFENYKPTKITIDWLSSNLYILGEPRNEVPNKSWVIFQAGSNGDDLKIIVKDLKDKPLDLQVDPLNGYLFWITLQSGVFRLDLANGKWTNIFTTGNFSAFSLDPKRFLLTAFSKSEKQFQRISYDGRISFKADVEASSVIVLDLVNYESSVYWTDGNQIFNNQSVTVLFEKCKFIKLFHTSAQEKATVNDPPMEFQALLSADKAKLSWKPPKKSYFQSPSAQTPYEYDLEIKEEEVSVAIRNIKSNFYVVEKLKPSTEYWFRVRANIVDGADGPWSEWFMSKTWMPSEERYLFWATENGLLRSDEVGDNLETVINGTIKSVTWANGTLFVVKNSHLYNWDTNNLTGFEVDDSAGNVAFDWKGNQLYFTDSSKGVVVRSHVDGTKRELLPIIDAKHIQLDSENGYIYFSTGLRIKACRLNGKACMTYYRTSLFSEEELIGPALDLKNGRVLWTIQSDHDGFLFSSALAHIAKKAETPIITPMDRFPVKNWMYYLSSGRLVWNTMIDTGNSVVMANSSGGNEALIHFQDTLNSLYVVEPKLRLQASFDIIPDQVDNSTLKVVGLWDNFNITWEPVYVESVYFNVSYSIQIGDKVFLESSEPSVHYPRTDLPPYSSLKVWITSNSPWKSSPTTVIEVFSPTAAPSEPQRLRVFVNRVADPIRGTQNISAIVRWEPPEEPNGPIILYTIVCHRGEEYVETVNSTGLEAIFWSLENNVTYSFQVQAFTSGAGGEISKAIEITVSSEYQSIPKLLIAGGGLIELLDIDLNSTKILAKSEGAIEHITVINGDKNYVVWIDDAAQMMSYFQGNVSIVTHLDSKVQSLTADWVSRVVYWSQSDHGGGSTIHSLDLNRFEGEPLVGKLVISNPKPIKNLVMFPMSQTLLWLELDGNLSGWNFMNSTELKLFSGLNTTYKTLYRGLFEENQESVILVDEDENLCILQIQEETCRPLKIGIDTNNLFIAEDNGYFYVLKNHSIRAYSRLSPDSLEYMVHTNDIDMITAFSFQPFPERRCILPDFDEEPLVETNLLVPQLINSTTFSLELKFPKISTPSGCGIEVPGLKYTLFLTESENENAEVRNLHSFEPQMNITNLKPFTRYNLQLHISNFYSEQFELTGVSGVNVTMGTAPGIPWAPDNVTVSAVSPRDGLVEWMEPAVLNNERVWYEIHWQTESPANGVVHRHQTIIPETEDKWNSHVLSSLRPDHTYTVWIKVFSTLTAFNETSIYTFHTFPEPEDLTFVNSTSSTLTLSWNASTNVTSAFLLYSPLNIDDYISVNITSDSQRRLIESLEPKTKYTFQMKLFYANSVYSYVWPPDNRFVFETLGDRPGAPGQPLIEHIKGEVFKIFWEPARNNGAPILEYSLEALQSSQVKRVRRSHYFPQSDDRQVNNKTLARLGQLPWAEEIQPIQDKWIPYCNGTDTNCIIKELHTMRLLMFRGRARNIFGWGPYSADSEMIAEPFVSPRKRDTLVFAIVAPITIVSTCVSMAFLIKYVHGRRKHAKKLVDDLRPSIWGLDIATVQQVARSRNFSQTSSMLYTGKPLTDGDIALLPQISRNQINMQRFLGSGAFGEVYEGLVTYSSDGSQDRVAIKTLRKGANDQEKTELLQEAHLMSHFKHENIVKLIGVCFDLDSMCIIMELMEGGDLQTYLRESRPSMGKLGTLTLLELVGMCLDVCTGCRYLEDLQFLHRDLACRNCLVSSVDPQYRVVKIGDFGLARDIYKCDYYRKEGEGLLPVRWMAPECLVDGVFTSQSDIWSFGILLWEILSLGQQPYPAQSNLEVLNFVKEGGRLERPKDCPEKLYNLMIECWSHDPQDRPTFQRCLTDLMSVKVEALNMIHTKAFEGGIANMSYSETESDVESISKANISEGIDKRSSLNSSFNDKTSQRNQSDESPRELTSFRVSMPTEAEFNNINQPKQKSVHYVNEGLSRF
- the LOC129944325 gene encoding protein sevenless isoform X1, encoding MRCVSSSSSTSSLLLLSSPIGLAITKPIFKSGSVFSLSNFFAILLIIINLWSGTVTATTESESVTSSSTSLLVEGLGMEMAISPSGQNTTSSLDFDSWLNDTNESGFDDIINKCLDKCEKEDQFYGNLQAVGCLSYKELCTQGCNHWKQSTFSTCEQVCRDDTWHSNLSPCDLACISGCNQAVYGIVDHLSKLDDFNIPPVLVDDVDTDADTINGTSLTLFWPIEHRKYSIKRLVLQWALVANDSPLRWWFSSSFEWFKNYTCTIEKLQPFTKYKFRIAMMVTTDHSDFIYSAESDVFETMPSGEPSSKPEITNVKTLDYDKIAIFWKQGRYTNGPLESYKIIAKALESNFTSEVTSSSEDEYTILHHLEPEQTYEIEVAMENSIGTGPSALTVASTGKQPSESPSPTFIVVGDFKVNLLNTSSDSSTAIEVYDSDQMIVGYDVLVDQRTFFVSDISGHVFRINMENSVERDAILLPKSFENYKPTKITIDWLSSNLYILGEPRNEVPNKSWVIFQAGSNGDDLKIIVKDLKDKPLDLQVDPLNGYLFWITLQSGVFRLDLANGKWTNIFTTGNFSAFSLDPKRFLLTAFSKSEKQFQRISYDGRISFKADVEASSVIVLDLVNYESSVYWTDGNQIFNNQSVTVLFEKCKFIKLFHTSAQEKATVNDPPMEFQALLSADKAKLSWKPPKKSYFQSPSAQTPYEYDLEIKEEEVSVAIRNIKSNFYVVEKLKPSTEYWFRVRANIVDGADGPWSEWFMSKTWMPSEERYLFWATENGLLRSDEVGDNLETVINGTIKSVTWANGTLFVVKNSHLYNWDTNNLTGFEVDDSAGNVAFDWKGNQLYFTDSSKGVVVRSHVDGTKRELLPIIDAKHIQLDSENGYIYFSTGLRIKACRLNGKACMTYYRTSLFSEEELIGPALDLKNGRVLWTIQSDHDGFLFSSALAHIAKKAETPIITPMDRFPVKNWMYYLSSGRLVWNTMIDTGNSVVMANSSGGNEALIHFQDTLNSLYVVEPKLRLQASFDIIPDQVDNSTLKVVGLWDNFNITWEPVYVESVYFNVSYSIQIGDKVFLESSEPSVHYPRTDLPPYSSLKVWITSNSPWKSSPTTVIEVFSPTAAPSEPQRLRVFVNRVADPIRGTQNISAIVRWEPPEEPNGPIILYTIVCHRGEEYVETVNSTGLEAIFWSLENNVTYSFQVQAFTSGAGGEISKAIEITVSSEYQSIPKLLIAGGGLIELLDIDLNSTKILAKSEGAIEHITVINGDKNYVVWIDDAAQMMSYFQGNVSIVTHLDSKVQSLTADWVSRVVYWSQSDHGGGSTIHSLDLNRFEGEPLVGKLVISNPKPIKNLVMFPMSQTLLWLELDGNLSGWNFMNSTELKLFSGLNTTYKTLYRGLFEENQESVILVDEDENLCILQIQEETCRPLKIGIDTNNLFIAEDNGYFYVLKNHSIRAYSRLSPDSLEYMVHTNDIDMITAFSFQPFPERRCILPDFDEEPLVETNLLVPQLINSTTFSLELKFPKISTPSGCGIEVPGLKYTLFLTESENENAEVRNLHSFEPQMNITNLKPFTRYNLQLHISNFYSEQFELTGVSGVNVTMGTAPGIPWAPDNVTVSAVSPRDGLVEWMEPAVLNNERVWYEIHWQTESPANGVVHRHQTIIPETEDKWNSHVLSSLRPDHTYTVWIKVFSTLTAFNETSIYTFHTFPEPEDLTFVNSTSSTLTLSWNASTNVTSAFLLYSPLNIDDYISVNITSDSQRRLIESLEPKTKYTFQMKLFYANSVYSYVWPPDNRFVFETLGDRPGAPGQPLIEHIKGEVFKIFWEPARNNGAPILEYSLEALQSSQVKRVRRSHYFPQSDDRQVNNKTLARLGQLPWAEEIQPIQDKWIPYCNGTDTNCIIKELHTMRLLMFRGRARNIFGWGPYSADSEMIAEPFVSPRKRDTLVFAIVAPITIVSTCVSMAFLIKYVHGRRKHAKKLVDDLRPSIWGLDIATVQQVARSRNFSQTSSMLYTGKPLTDGDIALLPQISRNQINMQRFLGSGAFGEVYEGLVTYSSDGSQDRVAIKTLRKGANDQEKTELLQEAHLMSHFKHENIVKLIGVCFDLDSMCIIMELMEGGDLQTYLRESRPSMGKLGTLTLLELVGMCLDVCTGCRYLEDLQFLHRDLACRNCLVSSVDPQYRVVKIGDFGLARDIYKCDYYRKEGEGLLPVRWMAPECLVDGVFTSQSDIWSFGILLWEILSLGQQPYPAQSNLEVLNFVKEGGRLERPKDCPEKLYNLMIECWSHDPQDRPTFQRCLTDLMSVKVEALNMIHTKAFEGGIANMSYSETESDVESISKANISEGIDKRSSLNSSFNDKTSQRNQSDESPRELTSFRVSMPTEAEFNNINQPKQKSVHYVNEGLSRF